The DNA window taattcatGTGGATTCAATGGTAATTCTTCTCCAATCCCAATACGAATCATCAACGACCACATATTTTCCTTGCTACTCATAATCCATGATGGTTTACCGGTAATCATTTCCACGACGGCGCAACCAAGAGCCCAAATATCCACCGGAGATTCATAAACGCTATCGTTAACTGACTCCGGCGCCATAAATATAGGAGTTCCTCTAAACTCCAACTTCTTCTCACCATGTTCTAAACCTTTCTCCTTTGCAAGACCAAAATCTGAAATCTTAACATTTCCACGTTCGAATACAAGAATGTTTTCTAGCTTCAAGTCGCAATGAACGAAACCGTTTTTGTGAATGTGTTTAAGTCCTTCTAAAACAGACCTCGTGTAACCGCGAACGAGAGTTTCCGAGAACTTGCCTTCGTGATTCTTGAGCTGGTCAGAAAGTGTTCCGCCGGCGGCATATTCAAGGAATATATTATAATAGTCTTCGCCATTTTCAAAAGTAAAATCGTGACCAAAACACTTGATAATATGTGGGGATGAACCTAAACGATCTAGTATATGTTTCTCCTTTTGAAGTAAATGTGAGGTGTAGTTTTCGGAGGATTTGACGGCGGTGATAGACGGAAAGTTAACCGAATGTTTTGTGTGTGTGGCTAAGTAGACATTGGCGAAGCTTCCACTACCTAGCAAACGACCGCGAATCCAATCCATGTTTGTCATGTTTGTGTTGTTACTGTATGTTGAGGAAGAAATAAAACCATATGAAGAgttgtttatatgagaaaagttTTAGGTTATATTGCAAACTTTTCTCAACAATTTAACTTTATAGAATTTTATTTAAAACCTTTCATATTGCAAACTTCgtaattaaatttaatagtttATTTATAGCTAACTCTTATTTTTTAATGGATTTCAGTCTCGGACAtctaataaaaacattttttaaagctTTGTTTCATATTGGAGTCTACTTTATAGGAGTACATTTAGATCatgcatttattattattattattattattattattattattattattattattattattattatccaaaTAAAGTTCTAAATCTAATTCAATAATATTCACTAAATTTGATTAAAACTATTTCTTCAATGAACATACCCTTAAAAAAGTAAGGATGGTTGTTTTAAGTTTAAAATTGACATTTTCAAAATTACCTAATTGAGAAATTATTACGTTAATGTTTGTTACAAGATTTTAAGAAATAAGACTTTCGCGACTTTGATGATTTTATTATGATGTAAGAAGGCAAAAATGTTTTTTCTCATaacatttatataatatttttagggttatatttttttgggatttttgttagTTATACTAATTATCAaatttagttaaaatattaaattatatattcaacactttttttaaaaaaaattaaattaaatttctatatatttatttttttaaatagctTATTCTTAAGAATATTTTTGAGTTCTTAAAATAAGCTCAATAACTAAATTGTTGGAGTCTCTCCGTCGGTAAACTCGCAACAGTAGAAAAAACACATTGAGAAAAATTGAAGTGAGTTCATGGAGACATTAATGACAATGACATTTCTTCTATCTAATATACAACTATAATTAAATATCTCAAATAACCAATTTTAACCTCACtaatttaaaactaatttagACTAATTATAAGGGtatcaaagtttttttttaaatcactAATGTTACCGTATTGTTTTGGCAATTAATATTGCTGATGTGTCATCACATAACTTTTTTTTAATGGTGTTTTTAACTTTAATCACACCACTAATTATTTGCTCCACTAATGTTGATACTTTAtgtacttaatataaatctaaagttgtcatgatgacaaccctagacacATGTCATCTTGATAGTTAATCTAATATCAACCCTAACCCTAGACACATCTCTTTTTCATAATTACTCTAACATCaaccctaattttattttatttttaaattgattctACATTAAGTAGTAAGTGTACCCGTGCGAGCACGGTATAAAATttctttagggtgtgtttggttcgaggtagagcgaggggaggggagggaatatttaaaataaaatgtgtttggttcaatttttaggaggggagtggaggggaggggaggagagcaaaatccctccaaatgacactttttgcgttcccccgaatcggggggattcggaagggaggggaggggatctgagttttaatattaatttaattaatatatttactaaaatatcctcagttttattttattattttaaatttttttttcatgttcctacttttctttttgtgattttttctctattacttccatcaacttattataattatttttcaccttcaaattatttttttatttaataaaaattattattactataattttttgttttttattataatttattttatatattcaaaagttgttatcaacgcatagtttattttgtgtcgagagttataatacgaatcaagtgtactcaatttttttttaatattatgcgataagttatgactttttattcactcagttatacaaatattatttccaagaaaatatttatgaaatttttacaattgaatatcatatcacttatataaatttacaaggataaaattgtaaattattattaaaatccctcccctcccctcgtgaaccaaacatatttttaaacgaaatcccttccttcccctcccctcccctcgtttaaaccaaacatatatataattacaaaaaatccctaccctcccctccccttcccttccctccattaaaatccttcccctcccctcccctcatttgaaccaaacagacccttatgcttaaaaaatactttataattatttttaaagatTACAAATGAAACAATGTTAACATAAAAATAAGTGGATAAATTATTAGtacaaatgaaataaataatttaactatttaaCAATAATTACATAATCTTATTGTaaaacaaaatttgattgtattatTGAACCATTATAAATAGTTGTACCAAAAAAGATTTAAAATAATTGAGTATCATTATAAATAGTTGTACCAAAAAAGATTTAAAATaattcactacaacacggaagggctttcacaacgctttttttggcctttaacagcgctttaaagcgctgccaaagccagcgctggcgtaggctacgaaagcgcttttaaaagcgctctggtagaccccccctttaagagcgctttcctggaaaaagcgctctggtaggaccccctataagagcgctttcctggaaaaagcgctctggtagacccccctttaagagcgcttcttagtaaaagcgctggcaaagaccagtaaaaaagcaaaaaaaattaaaaaattacgcagcatacaaaagcgcttttggaaaagcgctctggtaggcccccctatgagagcgctttttccagacaaagcgctctcataggggggcctaccagagcgcttttcccaaagcgcttttgtatgctgcgtaattttttagttttttttgcttttttactggtctttgccaacgcttttactaagaagcgctctagtatgtggacctttaagagcgctttctagaagcgctgtagttgctaaatgaggtatttttatgtgcagcctataatttaatcctcccagtcgacctgtaatgttttcgacctgtaatattttcgacctgtaatatattttcgacctgtaatatattttcgactatattatttcagccatcagtaagacaatatatatactaatatataccattataatatccaaaattatatatatacatcattacaaaattatatatatacatcattacaaaatcaacaatattatagttcaaatctgcatgaaaaattgcttaatataaaattgacacaattcctctttgatttcttctaactttagcttcgagtacccagcagcacggaattcgtcaaggtactataaaacaaaaacataatatgaataatatatttaggtaaatgtaataaattatatgaaattatcttaagttataactttataccgtgggaggaatctctaattgattcgcctgaatgatttctttcataaacctcaatacaaagtatccgcagtctgaactgttacgctgtatcggacactacatagaaaaacaaataagattctatataagttgtcttgttttaccaagtagcataaatattataagcaaatttgtgaaaagtaatgtacctgcacttcgatccaggtgatgttgtttgatttagtccgggatacctgtgcgtcccgttgactacggaatacttgtattgatctaattaacaaatatataaaagcatatgtttagatcaatcccacaaataagtaaatatataaatatacacgaatatatatttagaacgatcccacttacaaatcaacgatttccttcatggccggataattggtccattcaccctttaccgaattcagataatacacgacttcccttatcgggttgatagcaagcagcaaccagtgtgctctataaattaaaacaataggttatatgaaaatattgctatacactaaagaaacagagattagatgaataaagaatgagaaactaaccctactggtcgggtattatacgcccaaagatgcagacattctgtattgccggtggacatgaatctatcgactaagcgctgtctaacagattccggatccgaaacaatttccattccgctgcaatgggcggaagacacgaaccggaatctgttagacaatgcagtcccgcgcaacactctgtcatacaacaaccttaaataaaaacataataaacattagattctttttattgaaaagtgtaaataaattatattgtgggactaattaaataatatatcggatgagtgaatattaccggatgtatgattgcatattactgacgcctagttgatcctggtcaaaaatctcttgcaagtcgtcaattgtaatatgtgacttgaactcaataccgaagacactttcatccatatcgatttcccgtaaagcaccatccttcatatcggacatatcaaccattgttgcgagtgtcgcccggtatcgaggcacaaaagcaccgccttttcttgccgcttgcttcggaggaccactgggtggtacgctacgaacctgctgcgtcacttgttgtgactcccgagcggatgcctaaaaatcatataagttaggtaaaatataaaatcatgcatattttgattcagattatatattaacactttaaatgtacctcttttagcgatgcaacagactcctcctcctgtaaaatccctttacccttaattgcgggttttataggagcagtctaaaaataaaatgtaaaacataattaataaacggtttagaattgacattcgaaaactaaatgattcataatcgttttcaatttacctcatcactaatggtaatgagctccgagggccatgcaacaaacgatcctattgcatctcgcagcaatgtcgtctctgagaccatgtcaggtaccggtagaatcgcatcacgatctaatacaacatccaccgatactttcaggtgtccatccgggagcggtctgtggtgaagtaaatctcccgaagtgttgtgcacttttcccttgccaactagtcgataattcggttccgataagtatagttggcaagatgaaatgccctaaaccaaaagtaaatataaagtcattatcattaataaaatagaacagtttgtaaggaaaaaaacttataattacctcgggaaatttcttttgatagttgatactagccttatcactagtttctctcaccgatgaagtgttgcacttttctctcatatacatatctttatctctttgcaattcagagacctgtgcttgcaattcctgcaacttttgcaacacttcttcattggtaagatttgatcttctcctagaactcttataaaaagaggttggagtcacaccatgacccttacccctcacccgaccgggatactcgggagcatctagtactctactaagtacgctctcctcaccggtggatgccgattgcgacaaggtctcctgtaattcatttacatttaaataattattagtggagataaaaagtcatttatatattaaaaaacatttgatttaattaaagacacagtattatacttacacattcagtataaactctctgaacatcgggatcgacagcgtgattcttgcccacacgagcttccttccacaacacatgtacaggaagtgaagcttcctcacttttagtctcctccaactatgcattgacacaaacgataaaatcgtcaattaaaacatgcacatgtagacaattaattaaatcgaatttctatttacttacaattttatcctctaagcgtgcatatcccaaacgcccttttttgtatggatacgcgggtttggatgctctctccctattcgtggcactctttttctgaaaagcttcatctctttgctttacaaactcagcccaatctgcttcatcaatgaaggtcgcatactttgttggccgtcccggtgcaacttcaagaaattttccatctttatccttaagataggtgtttgtcaaaaaacttttccaccctctatatctcttgccggccaaactaagtatgtagcttttacgttcatctggtatctcaaaagtcctctgcaaaaagagtacgcatagtgtgttagtataaataatttaaacaatttatcgtcaagataataacaacaattaaccatatatgatatatacctgaagctcttcccaaatcgcttgttttttctcctccaattctaaatttttcgtcttcgatttccaggtagctatggagactggaatatgcatacggacaagtgtaccaatataacttgtcaactttgcagaattaggaccaattggttgtttatcagaattccattccaatcggtatactaatccttggtctctatgtcgtatgatatccctcataatagtgatgcctcgtgcaacctcttttgcttcagtatcaggtggagcatttgtatccgaagcaactctttcttgtgagttttcttgtaagttttcaggtgggttttcaggtggagcatctctatctgaagccattgaacctgtatcaaacaaactaaagcacattagtacactattaataagctaacaatctatacaagtcaaatgaaagtcaaaccatgcatgtacaagtaaatcggaaacgaaatcggtacaaatcaaaataagcgtaaaaaaagaaagttatcggaattgaacgaaatttacatggctatggtaaaacgtcgccacggactcaaaaacaaagtcggttttccgaaattcagaccctaagcccgacttttgattacgggcagaagcaaaaccgataaaaaaatagtcccgaaatgtaaagataagtgcatgagcagctccggaatcgtcaaaatagtatagttacatgtaaagaagtcaacaagcggatacatggttcaaaagttatgtacaaaacgagaatatgcaccaaattgaataaaacaaattagtcggactatgtatactattacctttatcactaacgtctctttcttttcttggtaggtttgtgtactacgcgtctcttaacaatgcggacggttggattgatccaaataccctcattatgatcatttctaatacaagattcattctcattttgatcgtttcttgtacaagattcaatgccaacaccaatatcaccttgatcttcaattttttcatcaactattttgttagataaaagcactatagaccatttcgtacttgtcggatcattgacatagaacacttgtttagcttgagaggctagaatgaaaggctcatctttgtaccctaccctattgagatccacttgcaaaaatcctgacttatccattcgtacgccactattattttcaacccacttgcaaccaaatacaggaatctgaaacttcgcgtaatcaaacaccaaaatgcgctcgataaccccaaaatatgacaaatttgcaaatttcggatttaagtcattcgcacttgatatgtgcatagcttcagctaccaaggtaacaccactattttgcatagtacttttatcatcctgttctttggtataaaatgtgtatccattaattgcgtatgcgctataagaaagtacaaaaaaatgtgtatccattaattgcgtatgcgctataagtaTAAAATGTGTACCAAAAAAGATTTAAAATAATTGAGTATCATTATAAATAGTTGTACCAAAAAAGATTTAAAATAATTGAGTATTTTGAGTTGGCATaaccaatataaaaataatagccATGTAGTGTAAAAAATGACACTTATTTCTTTTGTTCTTTGCATAATAATATGAATTTACTATAATAAATTTATGTGTTAACGCGTCTTCTACTTATACAATAACAAATTAAAGATTAATTTTcagttgtttttaaaaaaattgtattttcttttaattacacaattaaatatttaattatttattattttttttgaagcaaatataatatatattaccaCAAAAACTGTTATGTACAAAATGGTGATCAAGAGatccaaccaatcaaaaaacctATTACATCATCAATTGAGCTACATGGTCTCTAAGCTTCTTAGACAACCAACTTCTGTATACAATACTATCTATAATACTATGAACTATATTAGTGTGAGTCCCTTTGGCAAAGACAATGTTATTCCTTCTATACCATAAGCCGTAAACAGTTTCAGAGAAAGCAAGTTTTAAGAGGCTGGTCTTCCAACCTTTCTTTGTTGCTTCCTTAgtgatccacttcaattcctctttcCAGGGGAGCGGCCTGTGAGCATAATCGATCCATTTCAGAACTTGGCACCACACATCTTTGTTATCCCTGCACTCAAAAAACAGGTGAGCAATAGACTCATCATCCTCCTTACATATACTGCATATGCTATCAGTGATCAGTTTGAACCTCCTAAGTCTATCTTTAGTTGCCAACTTCTCATGACACAGCATCCATGTAACAAAATTTGCCCTAGGTCTAGCCAAGTTTCTATGAAATATAGTCCTCCAATCAACCATATGTTCATGACCAGtcattgcatcatacatcacCTTCATCTGGAATTTACCCTGGTTAAGTAATCTGTCCCAGATTTGTGGATGTTGCAGCACCTCACCTCTTGCATCATTAATAactcattaataattataatataattgagatttaaataaaatatagtatttttattaaaagttaaTTATCTACATTCATAcaatatgaatacttttttttaaaaaaataacatacttgacaaatttaaattgaatttcatattcatttttaaattaataattgacTAATTATTGACCGCTgaaaatcctaaattaaattttattataaatataatattaattgaaaTATGAACTCTAAAAACTAAGTCAAtaatcttaaaaaaattaataattatttttaagataatttttattttttttcacttatcattattcaaaatataatttttttcgcttatgattatttaatatttattttaaacatataatgtttataaattattaaaaatataaaattatttaaatatgtcAATGCTTTGGACCACAATatagttaatattaaaaaaatcacaatagTTTACAAATTTATTAGCTTTGATACTCGGTTCAAAGATTTATCTAACACTCATCaaattattatttgatatttctAAAAGTAATTCAATGATAATATGAATAATTGATCATTGTTGTTGAAGtagttattttcattaaaaaaagtcGAAATAgtaaagtcaaaagaaaaaactaaacctaaaatactaatattattataaaaatgaagTAAGGCCATTATGTAATTTTTATTACATGAATTATATAAAAaagttaatattaaaaaaaaacattgatattattattattttttgttttagtaatttgaaaagattttgttttcttctttaaAATACTTTTTCTCAATCAAACACCAAGCATCCAACAAATTCTTTTATTATGCTCACTTAAAAGCAAATCCAGATAACATCTGAATAAAACATGGCAAGGAAAAATCAAAGAGTAGATACATAGTGACAGAGAATAAAGTGGTAATGATTTTCTCAATGGTGACCGGACGAGACTTTGTCGGAGGAGCCCGGTACTGATAGTGGCGCAGCGGTGGACTGGAGACGTGGCGAAGGAGTGCGTGAATGCTGCGTTTTGGGGTTGGATGCGAATGTTGACGTGGAGGTTAACCGGTTATGTGCTGCGTGTTTACATGGATGATCGACGTTGTTGTTGCAGCGTATATGTGCATTGGCGCATCGGCGGCCGGTACATGCGGCTTCGTCGTGGGAGTTTTCTAGAAATCTGCTGGCGACGAAAAAGTTGAGTTTGctttatatttttttgtgatctTTGCATCTGCTTTTTTTTCTATTACGGCTGCTGCAAGTGAGTTGTTGTTGTATACTTCAATTTTGGATATCTCTTCTGTGCTTATCATGAATGTGGTTTTGATTTGTGGTTGTGTATTTGACTCATGGTTTTGACATATGAATTGGTAGTTTGGGTgtgaatttaatttagtttatgaaATTGATGTTAATAGTGTGTAATATGGTCATGGTTGTGAGAAAGCTACTTGCGTGAAAAAATGTAGAAGATACTTGCGTAGATTGATTGGAATGGAAGAAGAGAAGTTGTGGCATTTTTTCGTTTGGCATCTTTGAATTTATATGTTTGAGActgaaaatagaaaaattaaaaggCATATGACACAATATGGGAAGTTGTTCTTTTGGTTAATTCAAAACAACCGTTTAATAATTCAATGTACCATGACTTTTCAATTGATTGCATTTCAAattccaaacaaaaaaaaaaagct is part of the Vicia villosa cultivar HV-30 ecotype Madison, WI linkage group LG2, Vvil1.0, whole genome shotgun sequence genome and encodes:
- the LOC131650096 gene encoding mitogen-activated protein kinase kinase kinase 20-like, coding for MDWIRGRLLGSGSFANVYLATHTKHSVNFPSITAVKSSENYTSHLLQKEKHILDRLGSSPHIIKCFGHDFTFENGEDYYNIFLEYAAGGTLSDQLKNHEGKFSETLVRGYTRSVLEGLKHIHKNGFVHCDLKLENILVFERGNVKISDFGLAKEKGLEHGEKKLEFRGTPIFMAPESVNDSVYESPVDIWALGCAVVEMITGKPSWIMSSKENMWSLMIRIGIGEELPLNPHELSEEGKDFLKKCFVKDPMKRWSAEMLLKHPFISYDETVLSLKEFSLPLMSPRTHFNFIQWAFSTVKTLPTKRLQQLVT
- the LOC131646877 gene encoding uncharacterized protein LOC131646877 gives rise to the protein MVDMSDMKDGALREIDMDESVFGIEFKSHITIDDLQEIFDQDQLGVSNMQSYIRLLYDRVLRGTALSNRFRFVSSAHCSGMEIVSDPESVRQRLVDRFMSTGNTECLHLWAYNTRPVGAHWLLLAINPIREVVYYLNSVKGEWTNYPAMKEIVDLSIQVFRSQRDAQVSRTKSNNITWIEVQCPIQRNSSDCGYFVLRFMKEIIQANQLEIPPTYLDEFRAAGYSKLKLEEIKEELCQFYIKQFFMQI
- the LOC131650097 gene encoding uncharacterized protein LOC131650097; its protein translation is MKVMYDAMTGHEHMVDWRTIFHRNLARPRANFVTWMLCHEKLATKDRLRRFKLITDSICSICKEDDESIAHLFFECRDNKDVWCQVLKWIDYAHRPLPWKEELKWITKEATKKGWKTSLLKLAFSETVYGLWYRRNNIVFAKGTHTNIVHSIIDSIVYRSWLSKKLRDHVAQLMM